GCTGGACCAGGTGATCGCCGAGCGCGGCGTACAGCCGTTCCCCGGCTCGCTCCGCTACCTCCGGGCCGTCCGCGAGGCCGGGCTCGCGGTCGCGGTGGTCACCTCCTCCCGCAACGGCGAGAAGGTGCTTCAAGCCGCCGGGCTGACCGACTACTACCGGGCGCTGGTCGACGGCAACGTCCTCGCCGAGCGCGGCCTTTCCGGCAAGCCGGCGCCGGACTCCTTCCTCGCCGGCGCGCAGGCGCTCGGCGTCGAGCCCGGCCGGGCGGCGGTCTTCGAGGACGCCCTGGCCGGTGTCCAGGCCGGACGGGCCGGCCACTTCGGCCACGTCGTCGGGGTCGACCGTGCCGACCAGGCCGACGAACTGCGCTCCCACGGCGCCGACGTCGTGGTGAAGGACCTCGCCGACCTGCTGCAGGGGGACGCGTGAGCGCCACCCCCCGGGACACCCGACGGCTCCAGGAGGAGCGGCCGAGCTACGAGGTGGCGCCGTGGGAGCTGCGCTGGCGCGGCCTGGACCTCGAGGCGCTGAAGCGGACCGAGTCGACGTTCGCCCTGTCC
This Actinopolymorpha cephalotaxi DNA region includes the following protein-coding sequences:
- a CDS encoding HAD family hydrolase; its protein translation is MLGLPDTITACLFDLDGVLTTTAELHMAAWKKAFDEFLRARDGDGFAPFTEHDYAEYVDGRPRADGVREFLRSRDVTLPEGTPDDAPTEVTVNGVGNRKNELLDQVIAERGVQPFPGSLRYLRAVREAGLAVAVVTSSRNGEKVLQAAGLTDYYRALVDGNVLAERGLSGKPAPDSFLAGAQALGVEPGRAAVFEDALAGVQAGRAGHFGHVVGVDRADQADELRSHGADVVVKDLADLLQGDA